GTGTGCTGCCCTCGTGTGGTGGAAGTAAGCAAGTGAATACAGCCATTGTGTGCAGCATCCGAGGTGCTCCGTGCCAGGGGGTCCAGGTCCTATACCATCATAGCTCACACTGTAGCTAAAGTCCTTGGCTACTTTATCATACCTAGTGAATAAAAATATTACAGAAGGAGCATATCTCGAAAATTAATAGAAAAAGACTCAAACAAAGACTGTacaaagggggaaaaaatcaaattcctttaaaaactttatttatAGAAAGTGTgtttgttggcagtctccctattttgtaattttcttcGTTCGTGGTACCAGTCAGAAACCATACAGCAAAATTAATGCTCAAAAGCCAGAGATCACACCCAGGTTTAAAATACATTCTTAgcacccgaacaaagatatttggcCTCCTCGTTGCAcatttgtgtgtgctttcagattcaaattactaagtgagaaattacttctttctaaaaaaaactacgttactggtacttcagagggagctgtttctcacaatgttttatactatcaacagctctccattgctcgttaccaagtaagtttttatgctaacaattattttgagcaattactaactaatagtgtccagagcctttttGACATGTTAACATGACATTTGAGCCAAAGCCACAGCCATCAATTCGGACATGGCCTTTATAATCCATAGCCAAAAAATCAAGTCTGGTGCCACTAAGAATTTAAAAAGACTCCTTACCAGCATTGAAACTCTTCCCTGCTCCACTCAAACTTATGATCCCAATGTCTGAATCCAGTGAAGTCTGGAAACAAGACATTGAAGTCTGCATTGGGAGTAGTGAAGACAACCACCCTAGGCTGCATGTAACCAACGACAAAATCTGGGATTGCTGCAAGGGTGTCTGGATACAGATGCTCTTTACTgagaaggtcaaaggtcaacaagtacttatttatttttattatttgttttgacaaagacaaataacacaaaaataACTGAAAACAGAAGTTGTtggaaactgcttaccaaccaaaaagaaCCTATGGtataattaaatacaaaaaattactaatggcctgatgttttaacactagcagagtcttcaagaaagactctgctttgGTCGAAATGTCAAGAcattaaaataaatttcaaataaacttttcaaaaacaaaggcaAAGGAAACTGATtttgttataatattattttgggTTGTCtctttgaagaaacaaaatcacctgAGGACCTCCAGGGACCTCCAAATTAACATGCCGGCACAGTACGtgtcaactgagctatctagccctatgttggaaGTCTTAATgtattgtcaatatctttgttaatTGCATAGCCACGGATCACACCCAACttttttacaatacaacctgggaaatgGCAGCAGAGAGATCACCTgagcaccccaaacaaaaatatttacaaaacagGGAGTCCGCCAACATAAGGGCTATgatagctcagttagtagagcCCTTGCACGCCAATTGGCCAGTTGGTAATGCACAACAAGCTATTATGGTTTAAATTTAAATAGCAGCCTGGTGTGGCCAAAAGGCTAGCTGAATCAGCgggggctggtcatctcgccacctagcaagctcgccaccaacaaagtcgccccctgcaaagtcacCCCGCCCCGAGTTgttacaaagttgccccctgacaatgtcgcccccaaacaatgtcgccccctagcaaagtcgccccctgacaatgtcgcccccagccaatgttGCCCCCtgcctagcaaagtcgcccccagaaaatagttaggattagggttagggttagggttttaactatatttttttaccataacTATTGTAGCCTTGATTATTTTCCGAACAACattctgggggcgactttgctagggggcgacattggctgggggcaACATTGTCAAGGGGTGACTTTGCTaggggggcgacattgtttgggggcgacactgtcaggggggcgactttgtttcaaCCAGGGGCGAGCCGGGTAGGGGGCGATTATGCAGGGGGCGACTatgttggtggcgagcttgtcaggtggcgagatgaccagcattcGAATCAGATAGCCTTGGCCACACCAAGTGGGGCTAAAGTGTTGAACCATAGTGTTGAATAAGAAACTTACTGCGGCAATGTGTTCTCTCTGTCTTCATGATGTTGTGACGACATGGCAGCACCCTTTTCCATTTCAAACTAACCTCGTACAGCTAGCCCACAACCATTCGTCCTAGGAGGGTCCTGGGTCAATCAGCTTACGTTACGAAGTGAAGAACGAACTGCCCGCTGTGCATGCCGATACACTCTCTCGTATGTTTTTCCTCTCCAAATTAAGCCAGCGAACGTGTTTACGTGTATTTATAGCGCCCTCCATTGACAGTTCTGACTAAAGATTATTGCGCCCGCCGTTCGTTCGAGAGATACAGAGCCCACGTGCTTCAAAATTGAGAAACGAAACtattaatttacaaaaaataagGAAGAATGAATTCTAAAGAcccgagaaagaaaaaaaaaaaaaacagaagcggAGATTTAACTACATTGATTAGTCTATACAAACAAGAGTCCATCTCAAAAAAATACGCcatagaaagaaacaaaaagtgaTCTACCTGaaattttattaacaaaatgtTACCAAACATCGATTAACTTTTCTCGTACACTATTTATCTTTCCCTATTCACACgtgtacaaataaacaaaatggtaAATTACAACAAACATCCTAACTACTACATTCCTCTCACAAAATAAGCACACACTAACTGGGGTAAatagattggtttatttttgttctcaaCAATATTGGCTCATTTATGACTACAGCTGCGGTGGTTTTTACAAGGCTATGTGCACATCACTGTTTTTACTTATCAAAAGGTAAACTCAAAAATGGTATCCAAATCCCACTAAAGACGTTTCCCGCTTACAAattaattcaaataaaaaagtatacaaACTAAAcgtaataaattaacaaaagCAATTATGTAAATGAGTTACATTATGAAGTATACAATGTTAAAGTATTACTGTTTAATATTGATGTTTTGGTTGATTTGTTATTATCGTGTATCAAGAGATGTACGTGTATCCACTGGacaagttaaacttttttggGAAACTGCATCCAGACTTTCATAAGTGAATTGTTTGGTATTTCCACTGTTTTTGGTGCAAGTGTCATgtaaaaatagaattagctgcaCAGAATCAGAAAAATATTGCATGATTCAAAAACAGAGAGAACTatagcaaacaaacaaaataattacgAGTTTGTTTTTTGGAGGTTGCCATCCACACACCAAAGAATTCTCCCCACATCCCTAGCTTTGAATAACTAATcactttgtgtgtgttttgtatcACTGAGGACTATGTGTGTGTTAGTAGACAAAACTAAACTcaaatataaaagaaatattgaacTCTCCATTTTGGCAAAACTATTTATAGAAAAACTACTTCTCAGATtgtaaaaataacttctttccaAAATACGATTTAAACTTTCAATCTTATgcgttatttttttcttttttctaaataaattaatttaaatacCCTTTTTTCTGCAAATTAACTTCAAGGATTGATTGAAGCACATGCCTGCAAAAATGTACATTTAACTAACATTGCAAATGATCCCTTCAATAACTCTACATAGCTGGTCAAATTACAAAGTTCAAAGTCAACTCTTGATTTATACAAAAGTGATAAATCACACAAGTCACaacactgaaacaaaaaaacacgttAGTTAGGCCTACAGGAAATAGTAAACTGATGCAAGTAAAAGGTTGTACCAATTGAATGCGAGTCAGGAAAAAACTCAGAACCATAATTGCTGATTCCTGTACTCAACGATACacaaccagggcccattttcaccagagctgcttaaaggcagtgaacacttttggtaattactcaaaataactattagcatagaaccttacttggtaatgagtaatggggagctacaGTATAAAAcacagtgagaaacggctccctctgaagtaacgtagttttcgagaaacaagtaattttccacgaatttgattttgagacctcagaattagattttgaggtctcgaaatctagcatctgcaagcacacgacttcgtgtgacaagagtgtttattctttcattgttatctcacaacttcgacgaccaataaattgtgctcaaattttctcattttatgcataagttgagatacaccaagtgagaagactagtctttgacaattacaaatagtgtccagtatctttaaacaggaaattaatttgtttaaagattttgattcaaaccaaaataaataggaATGTGGTAAGTATAATTATGTTTTGCTTAGTTTCTTTTTGTGCTTCATCAGCAAGTCTGTAAAATTAGGCCCAGTGATCATATTCATTATGATTTACACATATTTGATACCTtataaaatatgcataaaactcTTGCTAAGAACTACTATAGGtacatacacatacatgtacaacttaaGACAACAATTGAAATGTACATATTTTTAGCTAAATAtatttgttaaagccattggaccctttcggtaaacagtattgtccaaggcccacacttcgtgtatcgcaacttctatatcaaataacaaacctgtgaaaatttgggtttaatcggtcataggagtcgggagaaaataaagggaaaacccacccttgtatccgtgcgtttcgccgtgtcatgacatgtgtttaaaataaatccgtaattctcgttaacgagaattgatattgatttactgttttctcaaaaagtaaagcatttcatggaataatatttcaagagaagtatttcaccactaccttctgtaaaccctgtaagttatttgtaaatctgtgaacttttttatttatttttctgtgccgaaagggtccaatggctttaagccaatATTATAATGCAACGTGTTAGTTGAACATACAATTGTACAAACTCTAAACAACTACTTCATATTAGTATGATTGTCATTAATATTTAATAACTCTTAATCATAACTGGCCggaaaaaaaggaatataaagGTTGTCAACAATTTAGTATACTATAGCGTAACTAACATTTATATCTTACTTTTATAATAAGCGTAAGTATGATAATTCCTCAAATGTGCATTTATAAAATGTCTGCCTCAGTTGCATATTTGTCGAGCCAGGTAATGATTTTAGAAGACTTCCCGCAGCTACAGAtacaaacatttacaaaaatgtacTAGTTTGTTAAAAATGCATCAGGGCAAATAATgaacccatacactgatgtgtggaAGTCACTATACACTCATGCTTTTCTCAGGGGGTCctgtgaaaaaacaaaaccacagacCCAAGTTATTATTTTTCACCAGACTCAAGGAAAGTATACAGTGTGTGAACGGGAACCATAAAGGACAAGACCAGAGGCAACAGTGGCAACACGGTCTCTGTGGCCTCCAGGTAATTCCAGACCAGTATTATCTCTATTTTATTTACGCATTATTGTTAACAACCCTCTTGCTTAAATATTGGATGTACAAGGATTACCCAGCAGACCTTAGTACCAGACCAGgcgccaatttcacaaagagccaagattgatcttaaatggtgtttgaagctttgcatggtgtggagaataagagtgactataaatataaatatgaatcgtaaacttgcgggtacaaccatgggtaaaatctcttttgaaagagtggtggctctgtagagagccggtttggtctcaacgtttcgagcagtatactctgctcgtgaagacgattgatcttaactgcaaatcaatcaaagttgctaagtaaagtgtgatgtcacaatgcaaatcactatggtaatactgacaatttgtcttgcaatgaatgttattgcgttgtgaaatcggcccctgtaTCCTCTTCTCTGGTTTTCTTACAGGAGCATGAACAGTTTGACTTCTTTCTTGTCCAATCTATCAGCCAGATTGCATACTCGACACAATCTTACCGCCGAGGTCTTCCCCACATTGTACACTCTGTACAGATGGAAATACTTCTGATGTGCTTGCGCAAAGACAACCTCCCTCGAGGAGATCTCAAACAACTCCTTCTGATCCCTTAGGGTCGACTTGACCTCTATGTAGACGACACTGTCGCCATGGTTAAGGATGATGTCATAGGGCTCTCCACTCTCTTGATACTCGTTGATCCAGTTGACAGTGACTGAAGGATCGCCTTTCGCCATCTCAATCAGGTACTTGTAGACGAGCTTCTCTCCCCAACGCCCGACGTCGCTCATGTCTCTATCGTCTCCGAGGTGAAGGTCCACATCTGCAAGACTGTGCTGGAGTGCTGTGCCGTATGGGATGTCTTCAAACTCAACGGTGACGGCTTCTCCATCCATGAGCTGAGGCAGACAGAACTTCTTAGGGGTGCCGGAGGATTGAGGCGTTGTGAAGTGGATCCGGGGAGGGCTGCTAAACTGGGCGTTCTCTGTTGGTGATTGCTCGTCTTCAGAGGTGTCACTCTCATCTGTACCTTCTACACTAAATTCCCCCACTTCATCATCATTATCTACATCGTTTTCTTCAGAAACACTAGAGGTACGGCTGTATCTTTCCTCATCATCCTTTACCACTCCTGATTTGTCTACACTCTGTACTTGTTGAGGGGCGTCAGACTGGTAAAACTCTGGAGCTCGTGGAAGTCGAGTATCTCCGCCTGATGGTTGATGCTGCTGGGACGCTGGCAAACCATCTCTCGTCACACctttaaaatacacaaatataCATATTTCAAAAGTCTGAACGCTAAGGGAATTAATGAAAACACTGAACAAATCAAAGACATTCAGCAGAATAGTGTAACAACAAGCAACCAATCCGGCTCACAAACTGCTGTTAAAGTGTTGGCAAACCCcatctttgtatttttttgttttgttctaggACCgaatggtcagccattttgaaagtGAATTTCTGCCACTATTGGCTTTCCCTGCTAGGGTTGTTTCACTTCTATTCATTTTAGCCAAGTTCTGAGGGACATGACGGAAACAACCTCAAGTGGGGGTGTTTTTCAGTTTCTGCGTTATTCTTAAAACTAGTGTACTGTTTGTTCTATAAGATCCTTTAACTTGCcatttttcaatgttttgttatattaatgtttgtttgcaaatcaaatgaaatgaaactctTTCGCCTCGAAAGAATGACTTGAAAGAATGTATATCATTATTGTTAAAAGTGAAtttacctcgtccaactccCTGTCCGCCTTCCCTGGACCCCAATTGCATCAGCATACCACCCTCTTGGCTTCCTTGACGTGGGAGCATCCTCACACTTGCTGCAATGCCTTCTTGGGGCGTTCCATCGGCAGGTTGCTGTTGCTCATCTGTGAACTGATGGTCCCCTTGTGGATGGAGTGACGGCAAAGTTTCCACTGGCCGCTGAGGAGGAGGAGGCCACGATCTTACCACAGAGTCCTCTTTCGGAGGTTGTTGTGcacctttaaaattaaaaaaaaaaattaaaaaattgcttcatcaatttaattcaagtcaacattttaaggctgacaaaaaagtctgaTACTGGGATCTAGACCTTAGGAGGTATATTGAAATGACAGCATTTCTACCTTTTGATCACGATGTAGTTCTAGATTCCAATGAgcgcttttggaaacagtatttTCAGTACTAGAGTTGTTGGTCACAAAGCCTGACTTatattttaatttgagaaaAAGTTTAACTGACAGACCTTCAAAAGTCTGAATACAGAAAAACGTCTGAAACTTCTTTTCCCTGAACTTTTGTCATACTACTCTACTAAAAATACCTACTGGTAATCAAAATAATAGACACTGAAGATGAAGGGGAAAGAGTCTATCAATGTAGACCAAAATAGAAGAGGGTAAAGGCCCCCGTCACACAGGCCCTGATaatgagaacgaaaacgataacaataaaaaatacacgtcctcgattggttgaatgaaaGTGGGCGTGTTCTGCGTGGagaaattcaaccaatagaatgcgttctctttgcattgtgatcgttatcgttttcgttattgctgcagtgtgacttggcatTGTGAGGCCGTCAGATTAAAACAAGGCTTGCAGAAGACAGCCTTGACAGACAACCTACAAATCTTCTTGAGCATTTATGAAATACACTTTAGCCTACACACTTTCTTTCTTCAAATGTgagcaacaaattttgtttactgGTATAAAACAGCTTTATATAATgggtttatttttataaatatatgttGATGTACAATGCTACATACCTTTGCTTATTTTATTAGTTGGGCCGAAGGCACCAGACTTGGGCGGCCAGCTATAAATGGCCGCCTCATCTTCATCACCTTCTAGTGCAGCAGCGGCTACTGGCTTGACCTCTGGCTCTGGCTTCACTTGAAGTGGCTTCACCactgaaagtttcagttgaaacAAGAAATAATTATTAAGAAGAGGaattatttgtttgaaattaaaatcttgGTGGAAGCGCAAGTCCACaagatcgaaatgttgagttcttctcagaaccaccacaactcgaAAAGAGagctgtatgtacatgtgtcaCGGCAAACATCGTGATTGTACCCCCATGCAACTTTTAAAATCCTACAATCCCCAAGTTGCAAATGGTCATAGGGatcaatcagggcccaatttcatggctctgcttagcgcagaattctgcgcttacgatcgccaGTGTCCGCTTGCATTGTCCACAAAACTAACACTTCGTTCTTAGTCTTCtatccattgggttcttggctaacTAGTACAGTAATGAAGTTCACTTTTGTGAGAGTcctaaatgaaattaaataaaaaagctATCAACTTACCCATTTTAGGCGGCTCTACAGGAATGACAGGTTTGGGTACCTCCCATGGCTCTGCATCTTCATCAAGCGGGAAGTTCAGGTTTAAAGCTCGACAGATGCTCTCTTCAATCCCATTGACCGCTTTCTTCTTACTTCCAAGTTCAAGACGAAGATTTCCTAGGAAGTTAAACAATGCATTCTGCACCTCGATACTCCCAACGCTGAAGAGCTTCGCCACTTCACGGCGGACTTCGCTGTTATTCTGAAGACTTTTTGAGATGGATATGGcgacgtaaaactccattagatCTTGGAGTCCACAGTTGACAGTCTGCTTGGCAAACACATCCAGGTCGTGTTGGTAGCGGTAGACCTTCTCAATTTTCTTCGCTTCTAGGAAGCGCATAATTTTCAACTTGGCAGCGATCTTAACCTCGGAGGTCAGTTTCTCGTAAGCCGACTGTACGTCTTTTGTGGAGCTCTGGCTCATGTAGAGCTGAACGTAGGGGCAGATTTCATAAAGGAAGAGTTGCAGCGGAATGGAGGGTTTGGTCAGCTCGGTGATAAACTCTTCTTTGATACAATCTTCCAGCTTCCCAACTTCACAAGCCTCCAAGAAAACCTGGACAAGCCGTCTGTTCATTGTGCCAGGTTTATAAACACCATCTACAACACGACCCAGACGATCCCGATCGCCAAAATTCAGCAAGTGCACCTCCCTCCGGTCTTCAAAGAGCTTCTGGAGGTCACTGGACGAACTGTCGCAGATGAGAGGTCTCTGGGCCAAAGTCACCCACTTGTTGCTGGTTGTAGGAAATACAGACTGATCTTCCAAGACTCTCTTAATGAACTGAGTAGAGGCTGTGTTGGTCTGAAGCTGCTGTCCAGCAAACATGTCATGTTGCTGAGTGTATCTATCTCCACTTGGCGATGCCAGACACTTCTGCCCGAGCATTTTGTACAAGACCAGGATCTCTTCCTTGATTCTTCCATTATCTGGTAGGGTGATGTCACTCGCACACTGAACCAAAAGTTCTGCGTACTCTTTGATGGTTGGTAAAGCATCAACATTGATGCTCAATCCACAAAAGAACCCTTCAAGATTAGGGTGATGGGAATAAAAGCCACCGAGCTCAATACGATTGTTCAACCCTTTGTATTTCTGTTGGAGTCCAGACGGATCTTTCCAATAAACCAAGTTTTTATGGACAAACAGGCCTTGAATGGGGGCTCTAGGGTCTTGAGTGGACCTAGCCTCAGAGGTAAATACAACCTTGTGATCATCAAAGAGGTCTCTGATCTCATTGGGGCGGCAGTTTTTGTGAAGGTACTGATACACCGATGTGATATGTTGCAGAGAGGTGCAGAAAGAGGTCCGGTCTGAAGATGGCTCATCATGACACCAAGTCTTGAGTTTCGTCATGATAAAGTTGGGATCAATCACTCCAGCTGTTTTCACTCCGATGAACTGCAGCAACGAGGCTTCTACTTGTGGCTCAGTCACCATGTACGGCACATGGTTACTCAGCAGTTGCTTCAGTCTATCCTGTGGAACAAAGACCTCACCGGGTCGTCTGAATACCGTCCCAGCCTTCTCCCCACTGACAGGGGTGGAAGGAAGCCAGGAGGACGTACGGAGCTGGATACTGAAGCTGGACTGAGTATCGGTGATCTTCAGCCCTGACTGGTCGAACACAACAGCGTCGGTGTAGCCTGCGTAGCTACTGCTCCATTCCTGCTGAAGCAATCCGAATAGATTCTTACGCTGGGTCTGTTTGGTCGATGCTTCAAGATCAGCCTGGAATAAGTCTTCTAACTCTTGGCAGACACTGTCATGGATCATGTAGACGCCACCCGGAGGTTTAGACCAGAATTTACCGAGGTCTGCCCAGGGTGTCACTTCCTGAAACCAAATAATCATTTAATTACTATTCAACTGCCCTGGGGCCAGTTACACAAAAAGCTAAGATTTGTATTAAACTGCATATACAATCCTAGTTGCtcagtaaagtgtgatgtcacataaCAAATCACATCGGTAATACCAAgaatttgtcttacgatggattttaATGCTTTGTGAAACCTAGCCCAGGTATCATGCACACTAACATTTGAAAAcagatttttgttcacaaaaagtAACTTGGAATGTGCAGGTTCTAGCCAATATTTGGAAAAACAAAAGCTGTTAGATCTTAATTTTCATTAGCAGCAACACTTTGCATTGGCCAAATGACTAAAGGATAAATCTGCCCCCAAGCACTTCAGAATTGAAACAAAACCTTTTTATGtcgaacagaaaaaaataatgcccAACATTAAGAAGGCATGATTGGATTAGTTCATAGAACATAGAATGAAAAACGGATCCTGCAAACATTTGAGAgctgtgcccaatttcacagagatgTACAGTTGTATACTCGGACAAAGTTGCTTAAAAATATTCTgctaggcaaaaaaaaaagcaggataccagtcatagattgtacatgtgacatggtattttggtatggtaaccttattgtggtaagcataaacttgttgtgctgagctaaattgggccctgaattgCAAAAAATCTTGTTACTCCTGAGAAAAACTCACCAGTTCATTTTCCTTCACCGTGATCACTTTTTTTTCGATAGCTAGGTGGTTGAGGACCCCTAGCTTACTGAAAAATGAATGCCATTGCCTGATGTCAGTGTTTGTCACTTGCCGACCACTATGGAAAATGTAGCGACTGTCTAACAAGACCCAGTCACACCCTAgtcattcataaataaataataaaaaaacaattagccAAATATTTGTGTGATGGTTGATAAGAATTCGTTTCAGAAACAAGGATTTGAAACAATGGAAATAATTCTCAAAactaaggtttgcagtaacactatAAGATataccacatacatgtacatgtatgcaggtCCCAATGCACAATACCAGAAACCACAagtgcctaatttcatggctctgcttatcagCCAATACCTCCATAACCAATAACCTGACAAAATATGCTGTAAATACTTGTCAGCAACATGTATGTTgcttgaatgaaaacaaatctataataataataataaataaataataaaaatacaaaaaaattatatagcggcaaatccatcaaaaaaaaaagacaatgctccatggcgcaaacattttaaaaatcccTTCAAACACAAAGTCATTGTCAGAATTAACAAGAAAGGaataaaaatcattttaaaatcagCAAAAACTTACAAACTAAAAATGACAGAAAATATAGAAATatccaatatttaaaaatttaaaggcAATATAAATGGCAATGTAATAATATcatctattgaccccttgcatgacAGGGAACTTATCCAAGTGGTGCCCCGTGCAAGGTTCTTatacaaattaacattttcATCATAGAAGTGCCGCTTACCAGTGGAAAATTGCCCCATCAAAAATGAAGTTCAAGGCATGCAGTCGGTTTTGGTTATATATTTCTAAGATGGCCCTTGTGGATATACACATGTATGGGTGTATATTGGTGTCTTTAATGCACCCCCCTCCTCCCCCACACACACCCTCTTTGTACCCTGTCTCACCTGGTAAGTGTTCACTCAGATCAGTCTTGTTGCCGTACGTGACAGTAAAATGAACCGGCTTATCTCTGGGTTTGAAAAATCCATGATTGGTTACTACGTG
This genomic stretch from Asterias amurensis chromosome 9, ASM3211899v1 harbors:
- the LOC139942299 gene encoding small RNA 2'-O-methyltransferase-like — translated: MEKGAAMSSQHHEDRENTLPHKEHLYPDTLAAIPDFVVGYMQPRVVVFTTPNADFNVLFPDFTGFRHWDHKFEWSREEFQCWYDKVAKDFSYSVSYDGIGPGPPGTEHLGCCTQWLYSLAYFHHTRAAHTVMTEILITLFVKLITHIEER